The Crassostrea angulata isolate pt1a10 chromosome 1, ASM2561291v2, whole genome shotgun sequence nucleotide sequence gttaaaagtaaaaagtaacCCCAAAAATAAACACGATTAAATAGCACTAGTTATAATCGAAAGCTACATCTACTAAATGTTTGCCTGTCTATAAACCCTACTTCTTGAAAATTGATatctgttttgttttcttccttTGCAACTAAATCGATCAGCACTACCACAAGTTGCAGACCTTACATGCCAGGTTTTTCGGGATTCCGAACTCCTTGCTGCCCTTTCCCCGGAACGTGACGGGCATGAACTTCCCGATCCGGTCCTGAATCACCCGGTTGACGTCGACAATATCCGTGTAAAACACCTCTATGTTGACGCCAAGCGTGACGTACAGCTTACCGTTGACGATCTTAAGGAAAGGGTTGTTGAACACGTTGATCTGCATCAAATGACGTTGACAGAAACGGTCAACTACGGACCCAGGGCGAGCGACCACCAGCGTGACGTAATGATCCCTCAGGTTGTGGCAGTAGAAGTCCACGAAGTAAATGTTCTGGTGGACATTAACGATAAAGGAAGAGTTGACGATCAGGCGCTGGTTCCCAAAGTACGAAAATGTCGGCGGCTTCTTGGACTTGTTGTGGAGGCTTCCATTGAAGAAGAGGCCAAGGATGTTTCCGTTGATGGCTGACTTCTCCGTGCCGTTGAAGTCCTTCCGGTACGGTATCATGAAGCCACTGTAGTTGGTGCGGATTCTGTTCCAGTAGGAGGTAGGTTTGTCGCGCCACATTGCGGGAAGGGGCGCAAATCGCCGGTCTTTCTTGTTTATGATTTCGACACTTTTGTCGTAGAGCATGGTCAGCTGCTCCATTGACAGATCTGTCAACAAGAAGCGGAAGTCAGCAACATGAAGTATTAAAACTAGACGCTTTGAGGACTTTTTAAACAACATATGACAATAGAATTAATGGTGAAAAACCTTACtggtatatatacattttgtaaaaaaaaaaaaaacccacaccaTCTAATTAATAGAATCAATTTGGGAAAGTGTTGGTTTATAAAGATACCTTCATTATATTTCAGGTAAATTAATCACTGGTGATTAATTAAACAAGTGTGAAGGTGGTATCTTAAAATCCATTTAAGGTAGCTTACAAATTGTTTCATAATATATTGTCATGCCATATATGAAAGATAACTGGCTATATGGTAAATACACGTGTAATCACTTTGGGGTTTATACTAGTGTGTTTCTCACATGCACTACAGTCCCatgtaagatacatgtattaacctTTAGTTACTGAATTACCCCCAAGAAATGATAATTCCTAGGGAAgactttcttttcctttttccttgaaggcattttaaaatttctgtaggatgttcaaacaagaggcccaggggtcACATTCCTCACCTGAGCAAAAATTAACATAACTGACCAAATCTTTATTATCCTATCAAACACAAAATATCTGGATTGAATAGAACTTGTTTTTTCCTCAATAAATACCAAGCCCTTTTTGTTGTTtcagttttttagaagaagatttttaaaaatatttatttattcccGTGTTAATTTCAATTCCCCAATCGTGGTCCCACTCTACCCTCTGGGATCAttgtttgaacaattttgaattaacagtacatgaggatgcttccactcaagtttcagcttttctatcCAGATGGTTTTTGAAAAGAGCATCTTTGAAGATTTTCCTTTGTTTATGCCTATATAAAAACTAAACCCCCATTGTCGCTCaccttcaccccccccccatccccccggggatcatgatctTAACCAACTTGCATCAACACTCACTAAGGATGCTCCCATATAAGTTTGAACTTTTctaacaaaatggatttaaaaaaaaaagatttaaaaaaaaatgagaacatattttcaataattctaaaccATCTCTCTTAAGAGTGTGGTCCTACAGGCTATACGAGTGTagtaatataaatgaaaattaaacaagaggtccatggtccacatcgctcacctgaacaacagttccttgtaacattctatttcgtagcatatgctatttctattttaaatgttgaacccctttctggggccccagtattggtccgtgGTTTATGGCTGGCTTTGaaaatttagaatctacactatcttaggttccttgcatagtaatctaaCAAACTGTAGctttgtagttctcgagaagaaaattttgaagcattttccatatactgtatatttccatgttaaactttgaacccctgtGGGGGCCCCATCATTAGTCCAGTGGTCACAGCTTtatcaatttagaatctacGCTTTTTAATGATGCTTGCATGAATAGTAAtatcacaaattgaagcattgtagttctccagaaaaagattttaaaccaTTTCCCCTCcctatatttctatgttaaactttgaactccTTCTGGGGCCCAAGTATTAGATCGAGGGTCACGGCTTTAGTAACTTAGAAtgtacacaatttgaggatgctttcatAGTAATCAGACAAATTAAAGCATTACAgctcttgagaagaagatttcaaaacattttccatacaCTACTTCTacattaaactttgaacccgtCTTTGGTCCCCAGTATTATTCCAGAAGTTGCTATTTAAAAAtatggaatctacattatccaaggttgcatgcatagtaatctcacaaattgtagcatagTAGGTCTTGAGAAGATCTGTAgctgtttaaacattttccctatttacttctgttaaactttgaaccccacctGGGACCCcagtttttacaattttgaattttcactatatacatgtatattatatacaagcttttgtgtaaatattcaTTTAGCATCTGGTAAAGTGGTTCTTCAGTAgaagatttttacaatttttcctatgtatttctatgttgaactttgaacccTGCCTGGAGACCAAGTTTTGGTCCAGggtcaaatttattttcaattttcactatatatacaagtttttgtgtaaatattggcatttctggtgcagtggttcttgagaagaagatttttaaaggcaCACACCCTATACTCACTATTTTGCAactatctcccttttaaaaagagCTAAGccctttgtttttattacaattcagaatccccttcccataaggatgctttgtactgAGTTGGTAAAATTTGGTTTCGTGGTTCtagagaaaaagtaaaaaatgtgaaaagttaatgAACATTTCTACCCACTAACCTGCTCATGCATTCTACATTATTCTGACAttctgaaattatatttatgacAAGTTTATTACTggtaaattacaaaataaatttgtcaCCCAtcaaagttggtttacagtaaacaaGTATGAGAACCTAAGATAACAGACTCAGCTTAAACAGTGGAGCCTGTGACAAACATCTACTGTACGTAATTATGTAAAACTGTAGATAGAATTTGCCGATGTAATACAATTAACTACAATATATCAATCAGTATGCTGTAATTTTTTACCTCTTGTGATATAAACTCATTTTGATTACAAAGTCCAATGTCCAAGACCATAAACTGAGAATACAGAAACTGAAGTTTAAATAACAATTTGAAATGACATAACCCTTAAAGTAGTATGGGAAATTTAATTTGTCAATGTGGATTAAAGAATACTTGTACCAgttaagaattttcaaatttaacaatattcaaccataaaatacatttaaaacatttttaggaaggtaaaaatttgaaaatcccCAGCGGGATttaaactcatgacttacagattcgaaGAGAAACCTCTAAACCGCTGCGCTAGGCTGCTAGGAGACAAtgttgggaaagaaactatttataaaattacacttgattttattgtttatttcaaaaaatagtaCATCACAACATGGAGATGTTCCATACCACTTAtgataatttcaaaaattttaatgagattccaaatttaaaattttatgctTTTATATGAAGTAAAGGGGTTGCTGAAAACACGAGAAATATCACttacagattttttaaaaatcttttcatatACAAAAAAGCtttcacaattatttttttaaagttgtgaaTGATCTGAAAATATGATTGATGCTTGGTGGGCGCATATTCTTATTCTTGtaattcaatacaaaatgtcCAAATCAGGAAATTAAGAATATGCAAAcaatagaaaatctttaatcggaactgtaagaaaaaattatttctttgatgGCCTTGGATCAATGAAACTGCTAAGTAAACATCAATGGTTTCAGTTATTTGTCTGATTCAAGATGTCCAAGGGGACTACTACCTAGGAATTGAATGTTATATCCCTGATTATTGGTAACAAAAGCATAACCTTGAAAGAATGGCCTTAATTCTTCTCCAGATTGGATAAATGATGGGTGACTTTTGTCATATGCTTTGAATGTTAAAGTTTAACATGAGCAAGCATGGGTACTTGGAATCTCAAACAATCCGGAGAGTTAATATGTCTCGCAAAACCAAAACACTATTAGATCATGGACCATGTTCTAGCTAATTTTAACTTCTTAGAAAAAGTAACaattaatattccaataaatggggtatatgtacatgataatggacttttgtttgtttatcctACTGTAAGAATGTAGAGTATAAACCATCCTCTTTAAATGTCTATTTTGTGTTACATGTGTAACTGTGGCAAAATTAGGAGCTTTTGAAAATTTCACACAGAATGTCTATTGCACTTACACTGGTTTGTTGACATTGTCTCCGTCTTTTGTCTTGGAATGTTCATGTAATGAATCCTTAATACtgaaaaaagacaaaataacAACCCTATGAATTTCCCAAACTTATATATTGAGAATATGTGtaacatttatcaaaattaatgatTCTGTTTGCATGtcctacatgtatttgcaactgacttcaaactttaagctAACTTtgaagcaatatgagctgcacttttcatgttgaatttttttttatgaaaatgttattttctactaaaatgactaaatatcatggtttttaaatttctgttagccacaattttgtgggaaaagccattgaaaagccttaattggagcaaaatttaATTCTGTCGTCCTGCACAAAAATTGATCAGCTATATTTTTCGTAGAAGAGAGAtctttttttctcacaaaaattaatgattttttcaaatcttatttatcgttaaagtttaaattacatgtacatgcagacttatcatactagcagttTTTGCAGCAtaataaaattctgaaaaatacagCTCTGTGACATATTGCATTAATTTTCTACCCCTGATGGATGGCTATGCAAAGTAGACTGAATTATAGTGGCAAatacccttggctagcaaaaattttacatcatgttgaaatggattcaaaataattcttatttccaACTTTTCTTTCACAAACTAATATCAAAACTTGCCTAGTCAAGacaaaaaatatctttcttATCTTTAGTCTACATAACATTTagttaaacataattattaataCTTGTATTCACAATTATCATACTTTAAGTGCAGATGTtcacaaaatgataaaatttgccAAAATGGattgtaattttacaaaaaagagTATGAatctacattgtaaaataaataggcctattgaaaaaaaacccatttagcTAGGTCCACTGTGTATGAACATTCaaatcttaaatttaaatcttttgCAATCAACAACTTTTTTGGTGTTCTACTTCAAGGGAGATAAACCCACTAAAATCTTCACAATTTATAGAGTTGcagaaaacaaatacatttcTTGTAATTATACGGACAAAATGAAGCTGGAGGCTGAATCAGACAGATTTTACTTGAGTTGGTCATGATGTTGGTGATGTAGGTCAGACTGAAAATACATGCATTGCACCAAAAGAATGTCAATATTGTTTGTCTAAAGCACACGTATAAAACGATTCCATTTGGTAAAAGCCATAATGTTAAAAggatatatacataaaataaaatgcaatcaCATTGGatgctttaaaaatgtatttataagtAAAACTGTCAGTTtcattcaaaatcaaatatGGATAACCTTTGATCTAATTAAAGATCATCTTCTAGCCTTAGGCATAAGATATATGAACTTTATTTAGGCCTAACACCTGGCAGTCTCGACCACTGTTccctgatttttttaaattttacctcgTTCCCGTTTTATGCCGTTTCACGCACCTTGGTGTTCAAATAGGAAATGACGTTATCGGTACTATTGCATTGACATGGATGGAGAGCAATTCATTTCCCGGAAAAGTTCAAAGGCGACCGTGTTGCAATATTAATGTATCTTACCAAAGCAGACAAGAAGCATCGATTATTAAAAGTAGGGAGCCCCGACCTACCCAaactaccaaaatttttgacgaaccaaaaaaaaaatttttttttaaaatcgacAATCAGGGTTTGGgtagaaattaattttaacacTCATTATTTTTTAACACTGTACGTCCcaatagatgtacatgtaagggaGTAcatgtagccccccccccccccacctccacCCCAGATGCTACTTCCCAGCTGGAAAGCGCAGAGTGATAAAATATACCTATAATTTTAGAAAAGACCTTCATTGTTCAAACCAAACATGACTGATGTGCACCGCTAAGTTCAGTAGatgtaaaagatgaacaatCGTGTTCCTTTTCTCCAATGTTTTGCATTGATGTTGAGTCTAATTTTACTAAAATACATAAAGACATAATTATCCTTGTATTCTAATTTCAACTATAAATCACAAATGCTTAAGTACAAAACCCCGCCCCGATTTATACCATTGGGATTGACTCTCCCTTTGATAGAAACTCCTGTACACAGCAATTCTCATTTCAgatatatgaaaattgattgaAGATAAACGGAAATAAAAACAACCCCCAAACTCCACCCTCGTTTTATATGCAATTTAGGGAGTGTGGTGgagatacataattatatgaattcattattttccAAGATCTAAATGGTGGGGTGGAATATATAAAGAGTGGAGGTGGCCCTGTCCTCAAGCACATGCATGTGTGCTAGTTTACAAAGAATTACGGTTTGATGATGTGAAATATGTATCTCCACTCCGAAACACTCTCGGGGTGACGGCCGAAAACGTAAATACGCGTGCAACTCTGACAACACAGAGAGGggttatacatatgtattgaCTGACCACCAAAACGGCGGAACACCTACAGGTGCGGATCTAGAGGACGGAGTTCGAGAAAATCCAGATTAATTTGGTTCACAtagaaaagtttaaaatagaccTCAATCTCCCCACCCACaccctttctttttttttttttttacctcaaaCAAACGAATGATCACTCTATCTGACTTTCGGATTCTGGATCTGTATATGACAATATTCTGGACTCTAAATTCATAAAAAGTTTccatcgttttcttttttttctctttttttttgaggccaaagaaaaatatatttgcttCTGGTCACCTCAGATCTACAAGTATTAGTCGGtatgtagaaccattttaacaagaccttggactttcagtaggacgtacaCTGTAGCTATCTAATTtctgcgtcaaaacaagtttaaaatgacgcggtttcaagcgaaatatgtaccgattgcgtagtcttagctcaaaagacAGACAAATCTTATTGATATcagagagccatggctgagtggtcGACACTGAAATAGACAGGTCTACGTCACATTGATGTTTAACACAACTTCCCATAGTCCAAGCTCTTGtcaaaatggttctatataGGCACAGGGCTTACAATGTACTTTGTTCAAATACAAACTTACATAGACTTACTCTtgcaaatgtttattttgtcaAACAAACTTAATCTAATAtgtgacaatattttttttcagtttgtgCACCACGAATTCCGAAATTTGGACGgaaaaaagagataaaattgATTAACAAAAGAGTTTAGTTGAAACaagttaaatgtacatgtatacttgtcTTTTCTTTGCATGCAATGTGTTAAACTTTTCCCGCCAGAACTCGATT carries:
- the LOC128182676 gene encoding phytanoyl-CoA hydroxylase-interacting protein-like isoform X1; the encoded protein is MNIPRQKTETMSTNQYLSMEQLTMLYDKSVEIINKKDRRFAPLPAMWRDKPTSYWNRIRTNYSGFMIPYRKDFNGTEKSAINGNILGLFFNGSLHNKSKKPPTFSYFGNQRLIVNSSFIVNVHQNIYFVDFYCHNLRDHYVTLVVARPGSVVDRFCQRHLMQINVFNNPFLKIVNGKLYVTLGVNIEVFYTDIVDVNRVIQDRIGKFMPVTFRGKGSKEFGIPKNLACKVCNLW
- the LOC128182676 gene encoding phytanoyl-CoA hydroxylase-interacting protein-like isoform X2, with product MEQLTMLYDKSVEIINKKDRRFAPLPAMWRDKPTSYWNRIRTNYSGFMIPYRKDFNGTEKSAINGNILGLFFNGSLHNKSKKPPTFSYFGNQRLIVNSSFIVNVHQNIYFVDFYCHNLRDHYVTLVVARPGSVVDRFCQRHLMQINVFNNPFLKIVNGKLYVTLGVNIEVFYTDIVDVNRVIQDRIGKFMPVTFRGKGSKEFGIPKNLACKVCNLW